A stretch of Helicobacter pylori DNA encodes these proteins:
- a CDS encoding outer membrane beta-barrel protein — protein MGRIESKKRLKALVFLASLGVLWGNATEKTPFFKTKNHIYLGFRLGTGANVSTSMWQQAYKDNPTCPSSVCYGEKLKAHYKGGKNLSYTGQIGDEIAIDKYHILGLRVWGDVEYAKAQLGQKVGGNTLLSQANYNPSAIKTYDSASNTQGSLNLQKTPNPQDFLFNNGHFMAFGLNVNVFVNLPIDTLLKLALKTEKMLFFKIGVFGGGGVEYAILWSSQYKNQNTHQDDKFFAAGGGFFVNFGGSLYIGKRNRFNVGLKIPYYSLSAQSWKNFGFSNVWQQQTIRQNFSVFRNKEVFVSYAFLF, from the coding sequence ATGGGTAGAATTGAATCAAAAAAGCGTTTGAAAGCGCTTGTTTTTTTAGCCAGTTTGGGGGTTTTGTGGGGCAATGCCACTGAAAAAACGCCTTTTTTTAAAACGAAAAATCACATTTATTTGGGTTTTAGGCTAGGCACAGGGGCTAATGTGAGCACAAGCATGTGGCAACAAGCCTATAAAGACAACCCCACTTGCCCTAGTAGCGTGTGTTATGGCGAGAAATTAAAAGCCCATTATAAGGGGGGTAAAAACCTGTCTTATACCGGGCAAATAGGCGATGAAATAGCTATTGATAAATACCATATTTTAGGATTAAGGGTGTGGGGGGATGTAGAATACGCTAAAGCGCAATTGGGTCAAAAAGTGGGGGGTAATACCCTTTTATCCCAAGCCAATTATAACCCAAGCGCGATTAAAACCTACGATAGCGCTTCAAACACTCAAGGCTCTTTAAATTTGCAAAAAACCCCAAACCCTCAAGATTTTCTCTTCAATAACGGGCATTTCATGGCGTTTGGTTTGAACGTGAATGTGTTTGTTAATCTCCCCATAGACACCCTTTTAAAACTCGCTTTAAAAACAGAAAAAATGCTGTTTTTTAAAATAGGCGTGTTTGGTGGGGGTGGGGTGGAATACGCAATATTATGGAGTTCTCAATATAAAAACCAAAACACCCATCAAGATGATAAATTTTTTGCAGCGGGTGGGGGGTTTTTTGTGAATTTTGGGGGTTCTTTGTATATAGGCAAGCGCAACCGCTTCAATGTGGGGTTAAAAATCCCTTACTATAGCTTGAGCGCGCAAAGTTGGAAAAACTTCGGCTTTAGCAATGTGTGGCAGCAACAAACGATCCGACAAAACTTCAGCGTTTTTAGGAATAAAGAAGTTTTTGTCAGCTACGCGTTCTTGTTTTAG